In the genome of Fuerstiella sp., one region contains:
- the dnaG gene encoding DNA primase, producing the protein MSTGFGEDFKEQVRASTNLVELISSTVALIPNGRDYKGLCPFHDDRNPSFNVYPDRQTYRCWVCDMGGDCFTWIQEIEKVSFPEAVRILAERARMDLPAAWSNKGKRGPSNSQKSDLIAVVEWAANLMEQSLWTGTQGQSARRYLLERNINEETIRKFRLGYHPEDWNWLLNTSQGRFTGKQLVDVSLAGEREDGTRYDNLVGRLIFPILDEQGRAVSFGGRLLPGSNITSDAKYWNGTETSIFHKRRVLYAFDKARESIRRRKQAIVVEGYMDCIACHQAGITNTVATLGTAMTDDHVRFLSRFAETIVLNYDGDQPGRNAAERSVARFIAQDVDLRVLILADEQDPADYLERNSPDEFQALIDSAPEAWEYKLQTVLSRYGTTSVHGKQQVLNEMLEFLAVGPGLQGTVREDLILRRVCGLIRTDELRARQQLKDLRRHQSTRRTFRKDEEHSAPSVPVAKTGLERAERELLEIIVSCPQHTTYIRHHIGPDDFEQPQHRRLLELCFDLEEAGELPEIQRIVTAANSSAEILSLANSVADSAQEKGMSELMAEQSVDENGSGTSVPLHLERVLHPLLERRARYHTLQSTHKMTQTETSLSSLNSDAKEALRRIYNFRQGQMGNEPPSFK; encoded by the coding sequence GTGTCCACAGGTTTCGGGGAGGACTTTAAAGAGCAGGTTCGGGCCAGTACCAATCTGGTCGAACTGATTTCTTCAACGGTGGCTCTGATTCCCAATGGACGTGATTATAAGGGGTTGTGTCCATTTCACGATGATCGTAACCCATCGTTCAACGTATACCCTGATCGACAGACTTATCGCTGCTGGGTCTGTGATATGGGTGGAGACTGCTTTACCTGGATTCAGGAAATTGAAAAGGTCAGTTTTCCCGAGGCCGTGAGGATTCTTGCTGAACGGGCTCGAATGGATCTTCCGGCAGCCTGGAGTAACAAAGGAAAACGTGGACCTTCGAACAGTCAGAAATCGGATTTGATAGCCGTCGTCGAATGGGCTGCCAATCTGATGGAGCAGTCTCTGTGGACCGGAACCCAGGGTCAATCGGCACGACGCTATCTGCTGGAACGTAACATTAACGAGGAAACAATCCGGAAGTTTCGTCTGGGATATCATCCGGAAGACTGGAACTGGCTGCTGAACACATCACAGGGGCGCTTTACAGGAAAACAGCTGGTCGACGTGAGTCTGGCCGGAGAACGGGAGGACGGCACTCGATATGACAATCTTGTTGGTCGTTTGATCTTTCCGATTCTTGACGAACAGGGAAGAGCCGTTTCGTTTGGTGGACGTTTGTTGCCAGGAAGCAACATTACCAGCGACGCCAAATACTGGAACGGAACCGAAACCAGCATTTTTCACAAACGCAGAGTTTTGTACGCCTTCGATAAGGCCCGGGAGTCGATTCGTAGGCGGAAACAGGCGATTGTGGTTGAGGGATATATGGACTGCATTGCCTGTCATCAGGCAGGAATCACCAATACTGTGGCCACGCTCGGCACAGCAATGACTGACGATCATGTGCGTTTTCTCAGCCGATTCGCCGAGACAATTGTACTCAACTATGATGGAGACCAGCCAGGACGAAATGCGGCCGAACGATCTGTGGCGCGATTTATAGCTCAGGATGTGGATCTGCGAGTACTCATTCTGGCCGACGAACAGGACCCGGCAGACTATCTGGAACGAAATTCGCCTGACGAGTTTCAGGCTCTGATTGATTCAGCACCTGAAGCATGGGAATACAAGTTGCAGACAGTGTTGTCACGATATGGAACAACATCGGTTCATGGTAAGCAGCAGGTACTCAATGAAATGCTGGAATTTCTTGCTGTGGGCCCAGGACTGCAGGGAACGGTTCGTGAAGACTTGATCCTGCGTCGAGTTTGCGGACTCATTCGGACAGATGAACTCAGAGCCCGGCAGCAATTAAAGGACCTGCGTCGGCATCAGTCAACACGTCGAACTTTTCGCAAGGATGAAGAACATTCCGCACCTTCTGTTCCGGTCGCCAAGACGGGGTTGGAGCGGGCGGAGCGGGAATTGCTGGAGATTATTGTCAGCTGCCCGCAACACACTACATACATCCGTCATCACATTGGACCTGATGATTTTGAACAACCACAGCACCGGCGGCTGCTGGAACTGTGTTTTGATTTGGAGGAAGCCGGAGAACTTCCTGAAATTCAGCGAATTGTAACGGCCGCGAATTCCAGTGCAGAGATTCTCTCACTGGCAAACTCGGTCGCCGATTCTGCTCAGGAGAAAGGAATGTCCGAACTCATGGCTGAGCAGTCAGTTGATGAGAATGGCAGCGGCACTTCCGTGCCGCTGCATCTGGAACGGGTTCTTCACCCGCTTCTGGAACGGCGCGCTAGGTACCACACTTTGCAGTCGACGCACAAAATGACTCAGACGGAAACGTCATTGAGTTCACTCAACAGCGACGCAAAAGAAGCACTCCGCCGAATATACAATTTTCGACAGGGTCAGATGGGGAACGAACCCCCTTCTTTTAAGTAA
- the pdxA gene encoding 4-hydroxythreonine-4-phosphate dehydrogenase PdxA, with translation MTHLPIIAITPGDVAGIGPEVVFHAIRNSTVRAACHPLIIGDPRILSRVEKSRTAAGELKFFALPDSLTERDEIRSAVTQSASDCVAVINPCSDKALEVRPNEVSAVAGDVAYRCLTTAGRMALEGSVDGIATAPLNKMSLHAAGYHYPGHTEILAEQCGVDEFAMTLYLPESQLKPLRENVGSRDADALRTKGHGLSIAHVTLHTSIASVPSLLTRDSIAATILLMSNFLKDIGCDRQSIGVAALNPHAGENGLFGDEEAGLIAPAVNAAKSRGSRVCGPLPADTLIRRAICGEFDAVIAMYHDQGHIPIKLIGFDAAVNITLGLPIIRTSPTHGTAFDRAWNPETPADPAGMIQSVITAAELCQLSPNRSDSGSRHVARHR, from the coding sequence ATGACCCACCTCCCCATCATAGCAATCACGCCAGGAGACGTTGCCGGAATCGGCCCGGAAGTCGTGTTCCACGCAATTCGGAACTCTACGGTGCGTGCGGCCTGCCACCCTCTGATCATCGGAGATCCCAGGATACTGAGTCGGGTAGAAAAAAGCAGGACTGCTGCCGGAGAACTAAAGTTTTTTGCTCTGCCTGACAGTTTGACCGAAAGAGACGAAATCCGGTCCGCTGTCACACAGTCGGCATCGGACTGCGTGGCGGTGATCAATCCCTGCAGCGACAAAGCCCTCGAGGTCCGGCCAAATGAGGTTTCAGCAGTCGCCGGAGATGTCGCGTATCGATGTCTGACGACTGCCGGCCGAATGGCACTCGAAGGATCCGTTGACGGTATTGCAACGGCGCCACTCAACAAGATGTCGCTGCATGCCGCCGGATACCACTACCCAGGCCATACAGAAATCCTCGCCGAACAGTGTGGCGTCGATGAATTTGCCATGACACTGTATCTTCCGGAATCCCAATTAAAACCCCTGAGGGAAAACGTCGGTTCCAGGGATGCAGATGCCCTCCGGACCAAAGGACACGGACTCAGTATCGCTCACGTTACGCTCCACACTTCCATCGCCAGCGTACCCAGTCTGCTGACCAGAGATTCCATTGCAGCAACGATACTCTTAATGAGCAATTTTCTGAAAGATATCGGCTGTGACCGACAGTCAATCGGTGTTGCAGCCCTGAACCCTCACGCAGGTGAAAACGGCCTGTTTGGCGATGAAGAAGCAGGACTGATTGCACCCGCCGTGAATGCAGCCAAATCCCGGGGCAGCCGCGTCTGCGGCCCCCTGCCGGCAGATACCCTGATCCGACGTGCCATTTGTGGTGAATTCGACGCTGTCATCGCAATGTATCATGACCAGGGCCATATCCCCATCAAGCTGATTGGTTTCGACGCGGCCGTCAATATAACGCTTGGGCTACCAATCATACGAACAAGTCCGACCCACGGAACGGCGTTCGATCGGGCATGGAATCCGGAAACACCGGCCGACCCGGCTGGTATGATCCAGTCTGTGATCACGGCTGCTGAATTGTGCCAACTTTCACCTAACAGGTCAGATTCCGGTAGTCGCCACGTTGCACGGCACCGTTGA
- the gcvP gene encoding aminomethyl-transferring glycine dehydrogenase → MMTDVIAKASQINSQFDRRHLGTSGADAEMMARQIGYLSVDDLIDSAVPAEIRRQEKFSGLPKAKSEQQALDELADLMNQNQLIRSLIGTGYYACITPPVLLRNILENPGWYTAYTPYQPEISQGRLEACLVFQTLITELSGLPVSNASLLDESTAAAEAMAMCLASRRDASRFLVSAECHPQTIAVLRTRAEPLGIQIEVGEEHDWSFDRTVGGILLQYPGTSGGIGSPEKIVAEAQNAGVMTVMACDLLSLMLLESPGTIGADIAVGSAQRFGVPMGFGGPHAGWIACTDRLKRKLPGRIVGVSRDASGKPAFRLSLQTREQHIRREKATSNICTAQVLLAVVAGMYAAWHGPDGLKAIAQRIHDLTCQLAVGLISAGFELRHSSFFDTLRVVSKQQSFDRALAAGFNLRRFDNGDLGISLDEQSSAEEICSLLKALTGTDPVAAESSQQQIPVSARRQGSVLNQPVFQCYHTETEMMRYLHQLESRDLALNTSMIPLGSCTMKLNAAAEMIPLSWPAVSQLHPFVPAEQSRGYQSMISRLENWLAACTGFDAVSVQPNAGSQGELAGLLAIREFHRSQDQQRDVCLIPISAHGTNPASAVMAGMKVVSVNCDDEGNIDLGDLQLQAEKHAGRLAALMITYPSTHGVFETGIRDMCNIVHEHGGQVYMDGANLNAQLGLCSPAELGADVCHLNLHKTFCIPHGGGGPGVGPIGVAEHLAEFLPGHPWHLERCEGAIAGAPYGSASILTISWMYIAMMGADGLTQATRMAILNANYVAQRLEPYFPVLYRGANGLVAHECILDLRPLCEATGLLIDDVAKRLMDFGFHAPTMSWPVVGTLMIEPTESESQTELDRFCDALIAIHAEMKEVESGKIDAENSVLRHAPHTAECVTTDDWNRSYARSQAAYPAPWLKDFKYWPPVGRLDQAFGDRNLVCTCPDMATYVHDESI, encoded by the coding sequence ATGATGACGGATGTCATCGCAAAAGCATCACAGATCAATTCTCAGTTCGATCGCCGACATCTTGGGACGTCGGGTGCCGATGCTGAGATGATGGCCCGGCAAATTGGATATCTAAGCGTAGATGATCTGATCGATTCTGCGGTTCCCGCGGAAATTCGGCGGCAGGAAAAGTTCTCCGGACTGCCGAAAGCGAAATCAGAGCAACAGGCGCTGGATGAACTGGCCGATTTGATGAATCAGAATCAGCTGATTCGATCACTCATCGGGACGGGATACTATGCATGCATCACTCCTCCCGTCCTTCTTCGCAACATACTGGAAAACCCGGGTTGGTATACGGCCTACACACCTTACCAGCCGGAAATCTCTCAGGGCCGGCTGGAAGCCTGCCTGGTTTTTCAGACACTGATTACAGAACTCAGCGGGCTTCCGGTCTCCAACGCTTCGCTACTCGATGAGTCCACCGCCGCGGCAGAAGCAATGGCAATGTGTCTGGCGTCGCGTCGGGACGCGTCACGGTTTCTCGTATCGGCAGAATGTCATCCTCAAACGATCGCAGTTCTGCGAACGCGAGCAGAACCGCTCGGTATACAGATTGAAGTTGGCGAGGAACATGACTGGAGTTTCGACAGGACAGTGGGCGGAATTCTTCTTCAGTATCCAGGAACCAGCGGCGGGATCGGCAGCCCGGAAAAAATTGTTGCGGAGGCACAGAATGCCGGCGTTATGACAGTTATGGCCTGTGATTTACTGTCACTGATGCTGCTGGAATCACCAGGAACGATTGGGGCCGATATTGCGGTGGGCAGTGCACAGCGTTTCGGTGTTCCAATGGGATTTGGAGGACCGCATGCCGGCTGGATTGCCTGTACAGACCGTCTCAAACGTAAGTTACCTGGGCGAATCGTGGGAGTGTCCCGGGACGCGTCCGGCAAGCCGGCTTTTCGACTGTCGCTACAAACACGTGAACAGCATATTCGCCGTGAAAAAGCCACGAGCAATATTTGTACTGCCCAGGTACTACTTGCTGTGGTTGCCGGAATGTATGCGGCATGGCACGGTCCGGATGGCCTGAAAGCGATCGCTCAACGAATCCACGACTTAACCTGCCAGCTGGCAGTCGGCCTAATTTCAGCTGGTTTTGAACTAAGACATTCGTCGTTTTTCGACACCCTGCGCGTGGTATCGAAACAGCAGTCATTTGACAGAGCCCTGGCCGCCGGCTTCAACCTGCGTCGGTTTGACAACGGCGATCTGGGAATTTCTCTGGACGAACAAAGCTCAGCAGAAGAGATCTGTTCATTGCTGAAAGCCCTGACCGGGACAGACCCTGTCGCAGCTGAATCGAGCCAACAGCAAATTCCCGTATCAGCCCGACGGCAGGGAAGTGTGTTGAACCAGCCGGTTTTCCAGTGCTATCACACTGAAACTGAAATGATGCGATATTTGCATCAGCTGGAATCCCGTGACCTTGCACTCAACACCAGCATGATTCCTCTGGGATCCTGCACCATGAAGCTGAATGCTGCCGCTGAAATGATACCGCTGAGCTGGCCTGCGGTCAGTCAGTTGCACCCGTTCGTTCCTGCCGAACAGTCGCGGGGATATCAATCGATGATTTCCCGACTGGAAAACTGGCTGGCTGCGTGCACCGGGTTTGACGCGGTCAGTGTCCAGCCCAATGCGGGTTCTCAGGGAGAACTTGCCGGATTGCTCGCGATCCGCGAGTTCCATCGATCACAGGATCAGCAGCGAGACGTCTGTCTTATTCCGATTTCAGCTCACGGAACAAATCCGGCCAGCGCTGTCATGGCGGGAATGAAAGTTGTTTCAGTCAACTGTGATGACGAAGGTAATATCGACCTGGGTGATCTGCAGCTTCAGGCTGAAAAACATGCTGGCCGGCTTGCTGCGTTAATGATTACCTACCCATCGACACACGGCGTCTTTGAAACCGGCATTCGCGATATGTGCAATATCGTTCACGAACACGGTGGACAGGTTTACATGGATGGCGCCAATCTCAATGCGCAGCTGGGTCTCTGTTCCCCGGCCGAACTGGGAGCAGATGTCTGCCATCTCAACCTCCACAAGACATTTTGCATTCCCCACGGAGGCGGGGGGCCCGGCGTTGGACCAATCGGTGTTGCGGAACATCTGGCAGAGTTTTTGCCAGGACATCCCTGGCATCTGGAACGTTGCGAAGGTGCCATTGCAGGAGCTCCATACGGCAGCGCCAGTATCTTAACAATCTCATGGATGTACATCGCCATGATGGGGGCTGACGGTCTGACGCAGGCAACGCGGATGGCGATTTTGAATGCCAACTATGTTGCTCAGCGGCTCGAGCCATATTTTCCTGTGCTCTACCGAGGTGCCAACGGGCTCGTTGCTCACGAGTGTATTCTTGATCTGCGACCATTGTGCGAAGCAACCGGATTGCTGATCGATGACGTCGCCAAGCGGCTGATGGACTTCGGATTTCATGCTCCAACAATGTCCTGGCCGGTGGTGGGAACGCTTATGATTGAACCCACAGAGAGTGAATCACAGACCGAACTGGATCGATTCTGTGATGCATTGATTGCGATTCACGCTGAGATGAAAGAGGTGGAATCCGGAAAAATTGATGCCGAAAACAGCGTTCTGCGGCATGCGCCCCACACGGCGGAATGCGTCACTACAGACGACTGGAACCGGAGTTATGCGAGGTCACAGGCAGCCTATCCCGCCCCCTGGCTAAAGGACTTCAAATACTGGCCACCTGTCGGGCGACTGGATCAGGCATTTGGAGACCGGAATCTTGTGTGCACCTGTCCCGATATGGCTACCTACGTTCATGACGAATCAATCTGA
- a CDS encoding radical SAM protein, translated as MYTLQMAKRVLFETNKRLLWKLCWNLGIKGARSVLLHKRRMRRGQFFPPFLYVSIINSCNLRCQGCWVDIGHKQEIIDLQAMNRLISEAKEAGNSFFGIVGGEPFMHPELFDILAAHPDCYFQIFTNGQFITEDKARQLFDLGNVTPLISVEGNEFISDERRGRSGVYSKTLAGVENCLSHNVMTGVCTSLCRTNIDDLLTEAWVDRLIDMGVLYTWFHVYRPMGPDATPDLCLTPEQQRRAREFVVEMRARKPIIIIDAYYDGEGQALCPAANGISHHINPWGDIEPCPIVQFSRESIHSDEDDRSLFDKFTQSRFLSDFRQLSSETTRGCIVLERPDLLNQLVTKHGAKDSTARQTAHQELEAMISRTSQYHPGNEIAERNWYYRVAKKLLFNDFGVYSGHDHTNSAAPYLIPSSADGSPDGITDTSESRCCSADTEVALGIPDSPPAL; from the coding sequence ATGTACACGCTGCAAATGGCAAAACGCGTTCTGTTTGAAACCAATAAACGACTGCTCTGGAAACTGTGCTGGAATCTTGGGATCAAAGGAGCCCGTTCTGTCCTGCTTCACAAACGTCGGATGCGCCGAGGACAGTTCTTTCCACCGTTCCTGTATGTTTCCATCATCAATAGCTGCAATCTGCGATGCCAGGGGTGCTGGGTGGACATTGGTCACAAACAGGAAATCATTGACCTGCAGGCGATGAATCGATTGATCAGTGAAGCGAAGGAGGCCGGAAACAGCTTTTTTGGAATTGTCGGCGGTGAACCTTTCATGCATCCTGAATTGTTCGACATCCTGGCCGCACATCCGGATTGTTATTTTCAGATATTTACCAATGGCCAGTTCATTACAGAGGACAAAGCCAGACAGCTGTTCGACCTGGGAAATGTGACTCCGCTGATCAGCGTTGAGGGCAATGAATTCATCAGTGACGAACGCCGCGGTCGTTCAGGTGTTTACAGCAAAACACTGGCCGGAGTAGAAAATTGTCTCAGTCACAACGTGATGACAGGCGTTTGCACGAGTCTTTGTCGGACTAACATAGACGACCTGCTGACAGAAGCCTGGGTTGATCGACTGATTGACATGGGGGTGCTGTATACCTGGTTTCATGTCTATCGTCCGATGGGTCCGGACGCGACTCCTGATCTGTGTCTGACACCCGAACAGCAGCGACGGGCGCGCGAGTTTGTGGTCGAAATGAGAGCTCGCAAGCCCATTATTATTATTGATGCATATTACGACGGTGAAGGACAGGCTCTTTGTCCGGCAGCCAACGGCATCAGCCACCACATCAATCCCTGGGGCGATATTGAACCCTGCCCGATTGTACAGTTTTCGCGGGAATCTATTCATTCTGATGAGGATGACCGCTCACTGTTTGACAAGTTCACTCAGTCCCGGTTTCTTTCGGATTTTCGACAGCTGTCCAGCGAAACCACCCGCGGCTGCATCGTGCTTGAACGACCCGATTTGCTGAATCAACTGGTTACCAAACACGGAGCCAAAGATTCCACGGCGCGCCAGACGGCTCATCAGGAACTTGAGGCGATGATTTCGCGTACATCCCAGTATCATCCAGGAAACGAAATTGCGGAGCGAAACTGGTATTACCGGGTTGCAAAGAAGCTTCTCTTTAATGACTTCGGGGTCTATTCCGGGCATGACCACACGAATTCTGCGGCACCCTATCTGATTCCCTCATCAGCCGATGGCTCGCCGGACGGCATCACAGACACATCCGAAAGCCGTTGTTGCTCGGCTGACACAGAGGTTGCTCTGGGTATACCGGATTCACCGCCTGCACTGTAA
- the gcvH gene encoding glycine cleavage system protein GcvH: MNVPENLKYSESHEWLREEGDGVVTIGITDFAQEKMTELVYIELPSTGREVEAGDELAVVESVKSASDIYTPVSGVVTESNAALEDDPTLANNAPYSDGWLFRIRIRDLNSVNGLMDAAAYQRLISE, translated from the coding sequence ATGAACGTTCCCGAGAACCTGAAATACTCGGAGTCGCACGAGTGGTTACGTGAAGAGGGCGACGGTGTGGTTACCATCGGAATTACGGACTTTGCTCAGGAAAAAATGACCGAACTGGTCTACATCGAACTACCGAGTACCGGGCGTGAGGTGGAGGCCGGCGACGAGCTGGCCGTAGTCGAATCTGTCAAGTCTGCCAGCGACATTTATACTCCGGTAAGCGGCGTAGTGACCGAGTCCAATGCGGCTCTCGAGGATGACCCAACCCTTGCCAATAATGCTCCGTACAGTGACGGATGGCTGTTTCGTATTCGTATTCGTGACTTGAATTCAGTCAATGGCCTGATGGATGCCGCGGCCTATCAGCGGTTGATCAGCGAATGA
- a CDS encoding tetratricopeptide repeat protein, which translates to MSQGNSVPRVSVGVPWWLWLFVGFSTLLVIFVIFSGQDKESAEQVFSRGLMAADDRDGDAIKECVVAIQRTKGADEGQITLLKGIEACATNRFPRSVKIMEPFLNDPNLRYQKVALRYSAIAHQTLGNSDRARQLYEQYQSIDPTNVNPRLFLMNLYNSVGALQSALKTAESVLELDPDNRKAMQMIAEIKMSTGDFEAAKDLYNTLLETEQDRLTASPDMIKNYVHLLLKTNGAEVAFNFAEENYQLLSDEGTQLELLMGNKMLTEAANLLQKMEAHPHNPLFAQLEGIRALDAGSWDKAVAMLAQAVIGMPRSSQVFEQLKEAADKNNQTDLSQACIDNLEAIHELENQLQEKILAIGDDMKDPELRLSVADAAVALGRLEEAGFWIDRAANVAQSQGLQVALARRKQDLKLTNQLLVPIDAAFRKTTSVKSESSSETTEDSDTEEPSSDDVDAGATSSDNTETPETAAQDEPSGNQPAAP; encoded by the coding sequence ATGAGTCAGGGCAATTCAGTTCCGCGGGTATCTGTTGGTGTGCCATGGTGGTTGTGGCTGTTTGTGGGGTTTTCCACGTTACTCGTCATTTTTGTCATTTTTTCCGGCCAAGATAAAGAGTCCGCTGAGCAGGTCTTTTCTCGCGGCCTGATGGCAGCCGACGACAGGGATGGGGATGCTATCAAGGAGTGCGTTGTTGCTATTCAGCGCACAAAAGGTGCCGATGAAGGACAGATCACTCTTCTTAAAGGAATTGAAGCCTGTGCCACAAACCGGTTCCCGCGGTCTGTAAAGATAATGGAACCCTTTCTGAATGATCCCAATCTCAGGTATCAGAAAGTGGCTCTGAGATATTCTGCGATTGCACATCAAACATTAGGCAACTCCGATCGGGCACGACAACTTTATGAACAGTATCAATCGATTGATCCAACAAACGTCAATCCTCGCCTGTTCCTGATGAATTTGTACAACTCGGTGGGCGCACTCCAGTCTGCCTTAAAAACAGCAGAATCTGTGCTTGAACTGGATCCGGATAACCGCAAGGCCATGCAAATGATTGCGGAAATCAAAATGTCCACAGGGGACTTCGAGGCTGCAAAAGATCTGTACAACACTTTACTGGAAACGGAACAGGACCGACTGACCGCCAGTCCCGATATGATTAAGAACTACGTCCATTTGTTGCTGAAAACGAACGGGGCTGAAGTCGCTTTCAATTTCGCTGAGGAAAATTATCAGCTGCTGAGTGATGAAGGGACCCAGCTTGAATTGTTGATGGGAAACAAGATGCTGACTGAAGCTGCTAATCTGCTCCAGAAAATGGAAGCTCATCCGCACAATCCGTTGTTCGCACAACTGGAAGGTATTCGTGCGCTCGACGCGGGCAGCTGGGACAAAGCCGTTGCAATGCTGGCCCAGGCTGTAATCGGGATGCCCCGATCCTCTCAGGTCTTTGAACAGCTGAAAGAGGCTGCAGACAAGAACAATCAGACTGATCTGTCACAGGCCTGTATCGATAATCTGGAAGCTATTCACGAACTTGAAAATCAGTTGCAGGAAAAGATCCTTGCCATCGGAGATGACATGAAGGATCCGGAACTGCGTTTGAGTGTTGCTGACGCGGCCGTGGCCCTTGGCCGTTTAGAAGAAGCCGGTTTCTGGATTGATCGCGCAGCCAATGTCGCTCAGAGTCAGGGACTTCAGGTCGCATTGGCAAGGCGAAAACAAGACCTCAAGCTTACCAATCAGCTGCTGGTACCTATTGATGCGGCTTTCAGAAAAACAACGAGCGTCAAATCCGAATCGTCGTCGGAAACCACAGAAGATTCCGATACAGAGGAGCCGAGTTCGGATGACGTTGATGCCGGTGCCACTTCATCGGACAACACGGAGACACCTGAGACAGCCGCCCAGGATGAGCCGTCGGGCAACCAGCCAGCCGCACCCTGA